TCGGTCAGCCGCCCGTTGAGGTGCTCGGTCGCCCGGTCGATGACCTGGTCCACCCAGGCGGGCGTCTGCTCCGGCGTGACCTCCTCCATCTGGTTCTCGTGATCGGCGTGGACCCCGCGCCGGCCCGTCGTCAGCCGGCGGCGAGCTCGTTCGGCGTCGATGCTGGGGACGACGAACCGGGTGATCCGCTCGCCCTGCCAGGCGATGCCGCACCAGCCGAGTGGTGTGTCGAAGAGCCGATAGGAGGAGGTGGCCACTGTGGAACAGGCTACTGCCGGCCAGTCGGAGGCTTAGCGGTCTTCGGTCACCGCACTCTCCCCAGCCGCACCTGACGTCGCCGCACCCCCGGTCACGGCGCGCCAACAGGAGACTGCGACGGTTTGGAGCTCGGCGTCGGTCAGTGACGTCTCGCTGGCAGCCAGCCGGACGGCGGGGGCCAACCCGAGGTCGTAGAGGACCGTGTCGGGCAGCTCGACGAAGACGTCACGCAGTCCGGAGGTGGCCAACTCCATCACGAGCGGGTCCCCCTGGTCGGCGTGGACCCGCTCATCCGACTGCTGCCGGTACGGGGAGCTGTCGACCTGCACCAGGAAGCGAGCGACCGGCGGATGCTCAGCCAGGTGCCGGTACGCCCCCAACCACAACGCGGTGAAGCGCTCGCGCAGCCCGTCGGTGCCGGCCGCGGCTGCCACGGCTGCCTCACCCAGGTCTCGCTTGGCTTCCGCGTACGCGGCGAGCAGCAGCTCGTCCTTGCCGGTGTAGTAGGTGTACGCCGTCCCCGTGGCAACGCCCGCCGTCTTCGCGATGGCGTTCATGGAGGCGCCGTGGAATCCCCGGTCGGCCACCAGTGAGCGGACGGCCGACCGGATGGCTGCCGCACGGTCCGATGGACCGACCGCCATCAGCGGTCCGCGTCGAGGGCCGCGGCGACGTCGAGTGCGACGCCGGTCTCGCGCTCTGACACCTCCCACAGCGTCCGGATGGCGGCCCCGGACCCAGGACGGACCAGGGGCTTCCGGACAGGCGGCCCCGTCGTGACCCAGAGCGGTCCGTAGAAGCCGCCGCCGGGGACGTCGGGATCCGTGGCCGCACGCAGTTGCGAGAGGGCTCCGGTCTCGGCGTCCATCCCCGTCGCCTGGACCATGCGGTGGAAGACGTGACCCAACCGGTTGCCCGGGTTCTCGGCGACCGTGGTCGACTGCAGGTCGGAGTTGGTCAGGCCCGGGTGAGCGGCCAAGCTCGAGGTTTGCGCGCCGTGCCGCTCGAACTCGACCTGCAACCCCTCTGCGAAGTGTCGGTTGGCCAGCTTCGCCTGACCGTAGGCCCTCCAAGGCCCGTATGCGCCATCCCGCAGGTGCGGATTGTCCGGGTCGATCGGCTTCCCGGTGTGCTGTGCGGTGGAGGACACCGTGACCAC
The sequence above is a segment of the Euzebya tangerina genome. Coding sequences within it:
- a CDS encoding TetR/AcrR family transcriptional regulator produces the protein MAVGPSDRAAAIRSAVRSLVADRGFHGASMNAIAKTAGVATGTAYTYYTGKDELLLAAYAEAKRDLGEAAVAAAAGTDGLRERFTALWLGAYRHLAEHPPVARFLVQVDSSPYRQQSDERVHADQGDPLVMELATSGLRDVFVELPDTVLYDLGLAPAVRLAASETSLTDAELQTVAVSCWRAVTGGAATSGAAGESAVTEDR
- a CDS encoding oxidoreductase, whose product is MWTTSDIPDQTGRTAVITGANGGLGLATAKALAAKGAHIVMAARNQDKARAAQDEILATTPEASTEIVELDLGSQASVKQAATTILAAHPTIDLLINNAGLMAMPERQTSDGYEMQFGVNHLGHWTLTAGLLAALVATPGSRVVTVSSTAQHTGKPIDPDNPHLRDGAYGPWRAYGQAKLANRHFAEGLQVEFERHGAQTSSLAAHPGLTNSDLQSTTVAENPGNRLGHVFHRMVQATGMDAETGALSQLRAATDPDVPGGGFYGPLWVTTGPPVRKPLVRPGSGAAIRTLWEVSERETGVALDVAAALDADR